In Lentilactobacillus sp. SPB1-3, the sequence AAATGCAACCATTGATCGATGATCTTGGTAAAATTGCTCTACAAGGTAAAACCGCATTACAACAGGCTGATTCTAAACTAGTTGGCCATCTTATGACTACTAGCCACCATCATTTACAACAATTGGGTGTTAGTACACCAACTCTAGACAAATTTGTTGACCTAGCAATTGCCAATGGCGCCTATGGTGCTAAATTAACTGGCAGTGGCATGGGCGGCTGTATGATTGCCCTGGTCGATTCTAATAAACAAGCGCATGAACTAGCTTCTGTTTTACAAGATGCTGGGGCAACTTCTACTTGGATTCAATCTTTTAAAAATTACGGTCACACTACGGGGGATTCAGATGACAACATCAGTTGATAATACCGCCAGTGCAATTGCACATACTAACATTGCACTTATCAAATATTGGGGAAAAGCTAACGAAAAGTTAACCATCCCCTATACCGGTAGCATTTCATTAACTCTAGATAAATTCTATACTAAGACTAAGGTCACATTTGATTCCCAACTACATGCCGATAAATTATTTGTTAATGGTACCGAGCAAACTAACCTGAAAAAAGCTGCCAGAGTGTTAAACCGAGTTAGGCAGCTTGCTGATACTAACAGTTTTGCAAAAATTGAATCTGAAAATTTTGTACCGACATCAGCCGGGTTTGCTTCATCTGCCTCTGCATTTGCGGCATTAGCTGGTGCTAGCGCAGCAGCAGCTGGATTAGAATTGGATAAACCGGCTTTATCCAGATTAGCTCGTTTAGGCTCTGGATCGGCTAGTCGATCAATCTTTGGTGATTTTGTCGAATGGTTACCCGGTGATAACGATGAGAATTCATTTGCTCAACCTTTAGAGAACGTGACGCTGACCGATATCGCCGTGGTTGCTGTGAAAGTTAACGCTCATCAAAAGACTATTTCCAGTAGTGAAGGCATGAAATCATCAGCACAGACTTCCCCTTACTACGCTGAATGGCAAAACGTGGTCAACCGCGATATAGTTAATTTGAAACATGCTTTAACTACGAATAATTTTTCTTTATTCGGTCAAATTAGTGAAGCAAACGCCATGCGGATGCACGCCTTAACGTTAAGCTCATTACCTCCATTCACCTACTTTGAACCTGGAACCTTAGAAGTGATAAATGAAGTCCAAGATTTACGAGCTCAAGGCATCGAATGCTACTACACGATTGATGCCGGTCCTAATGTTAAGATATTAACTCAAACAGCTAACATCCCTTTGATCAAAGACCAATTATCTAAGCAATTCAGTCCCACTAAAATCTCCGTGGCCCATCCTGGACCTGGAATCGAAGTAATAAAACATTGAAAGGAATTGATGGTTTGATTACAGCAAAAGCTCCAGGAAAACTATACATCGCCGGTGAATACGCCATTGTGGAACCCGGTTACCCATCGATTATTGTCGCACTTGATCAGTTTGTAACCATTCAAATTGAACGCAGTGAAGGATTTGGTAAGATCGTTTCTCACCAATATCAGGATGGTGCTATTAGATGGCGTAGAAATGGTTCCCAAATGGTAATCGATAATCGAGATAACACATTTAGTTATATTCTCTCAGCTATTTCTTTAACTGAGGAGTATGCCCAACTTTTAGGAAAAAATATGGCTGTTTATGATTTATTCGTAAATAGCCAACTGGACAGTCCAAGCGGTCGCAAATATGGTCTCGGTTCTTCTGCAGCAGTCACTGTTGCGACTATCAAGGCACTTTGCCAATTCTATGGTCTACCACTCACCAAAACCAAACTATTTAAATTAGCAGCTATCGCCCACTTAGAAGTTCAAGGTAACGGTTCATTGGGAGACATCGCCGCCAGTGTGTATGGTGGTTGGATCGAATACCGTTCATTTAATCGAGACTGGCTCTTAGCCATGCGTAATACATCAGACTTAGATGCAATTATTAATCAACCATGGCCTGAATTAAAAATTACCGAACTTACCCCGCCCGATGATCTGAAACTAATTATCGGCTGGACCGGAACACCAGCTTCAACTTCACACTTAGTCGACAAGGTAACCATTAAAAAGAGTCGTAACTACAAAGCTTACTCAGAATTCTTAAATGCTAGTAAACAATGTATTGAAGATCTGCTGATTGGATTTAATAATGGTGACGTTCAACAAATTGCGGCTGGTATCAAAGAAAACCGCCGAATTCTCAATTCACTTGCTGAATTTACTGAGGTGCAAATTGAAACCCCAATGTTAAAGCAAATGTGCGATATTGCCGTTGAAAATGGTGCCGCTGCCAAATCTTCTGGTGCAGGTGGTGGTGATTGCGGTATCGTAATCATTGATCGAAATTTACCAACCGATAATCTAATTAATGAGTGGCGAAACATTGATATTACTCCGTTACCATTAACGGTACATGAAATTACTGATCTTAGTTTTTAGGAGGAGATATAATGGTTTCACAACAATCACATCGTAAAGATGAACATTTATCACTCGCAGAACATTTTTACTCAGACAACACAAATAATTTCTCAGGTGTCCGCCTAATTCCAACATCATTACCTAAATATGGAATAAAAGACATTGATATTAGTACCAAGCTTGAGCAAATCAATTTTAAAGTACCTTTTTATATCAATGCCATCACTGGTGGTAGTGAACAATCTCAAAAGATCAATGCTCGAATAGCCAATATTGCTAAGCAAACTGGCTTAGCAATGTCAGTTGGTTCGCAAAGCATCGCAATTAATGATCCTGATCAAGTACCATCTTTCACCGTTGTTAGAGACATTAATCCTGAAGGTATCGTCATGGCTAACATTGGTGCCAACCACAACGCTGCTGATGCTCAAAAAGCGGTTGACATGTTGCACGCTGATATTCTTGAGGTGCATATTAACCCTACCCAAGAATTAGTTATGCCTGAAGGCGATCGTGAATTTCACTTCATCGAAAACATCAAAGACATGATTGTCAATGTCTCCGTACCAGTCATCGTTAAAGAAGTCGGTTTTGGCATGAGTCAGCAAACTATGACTGAGTTGGCAAATTTAGGTGTCAAAACCGTTGATGTCAGTGGTTCTGGTGGCACTAACTTTGCTAAAATCGAGAATTTCCGCCGGCCAAACAAAGATATGGACTATTTGTCCGCATGGGGACTTTCAACTATTGAATCATTAATTGAGGCCGCCCCCATCAATTTAGAAATGAACGTGATCGCATCTGGTGGCGTCAAAACGCCGCTAGACATCGCCAAGTGTTTTGCTCTGGGGGCCGATCTTGTTGGAATGTCTGGTCAAGTGCTTCACTTACTACTCAGTAATCACGATGATCAAGATGTAATCGATCAAATCAATGATTGGATTTATGGTTTAAAGGCCATTATGGTGTTAACCAATTCCAAAACGATCAGTGATCTTAAAAAAGCTGATAAGATTTTTGATTCTGAATTACTTAATTTTCAAAATCAAAGAAATAGTGGTTTGTATTAATCATTTTAAAAATAAAAAAGCGTTACGACAATTGTCGTAACGCTTTTAATTTACTCAGCCTTAAATCTTAATCCTTTAGGATAGAAGTTTTTAACTGTCTGACCAACTAACTTACCAAATCCAACTGGTAAACCAGCAAAGACTAGTTGGTACCAGCCCTTACTTAATTGTTGATCAATAGAAAATACATCCCCATGCACGTAGTCAGCCCACTGTTGGTGAGTAATTGGTAATTGCTGAGAGTTTTCTTCAGCAGTCAACGCCAATCCCAGGGCAAAACTTGGTTCAAAACGGCCTTTTTTAAACTCTCCAAGTGGCATTCCAATTCTGACAACTTTAACTTTACTCAAGTCAGGTAAATCATAATTACTAGCGAATAACAGATTTTTATAAACAACTAAACCGTCAAAATTTGCAGTAATGTGATTATCGGATAGGAATGTATTATATAAGTTTAATTCATCTTTACTAGGACGAACCAAATTCTTATTCTTCCAGAAAGACTTGACCTTAGAGGTGGTATCGCCGTTGCCTTTTACCAGCTTAGCAATAAAATGACCTTCTCCAGCGAAATGAAATGGGAACAAGCGGACACAATCCTTAAGACTTGGATCACCATTTCCCCACTCAGGACGACCATCATCCATTCCTGAGAACTTTTTGATTGGCTCGATGGTCAAATCAAAGTTTTCAAGCAGCCAGGAAATAATTTCTTCGTCTTCTTCTGGAGCGAATGTACAAGTTGAATAGATTAACTGACCACCTGGTTTAATAACCTTGTATGCCTCAGTTAGTATGTCTCGTTGGCGCTTGGTACATTGTTCAGGATAGTCCAAACTCCAATAATCCATTGCAGCAGGATCTTTTCTAAACATTCCTTCTCCTGAGCATGGTGCATCAACTAAGACCTTGTCGAAATATTCAGGAAAAGTTTGAGCAATCTTCTCTGGCGTCGTATTAGTAATGACCGCATTTCTCAAAGAAAAACGCTCGACGTTTTCAGCCAATACGCTGGCACGCTTGCTATTAATTTCATTGGCAACTAATATACCCTGATTGCGCATAAAACTTCCCAAATGGGTTGTTTTGCCCCCTGGAGCGGCACATAGATCCAATACCCGTTCTCCTGGGTTTGGATGTGCTACTTCGCCAACAAACATGGCGCTGGGTTCTTGACTGTATACCAAACCTGCTTGATGGGAGACTGACTTACCGTCAACTTTGCCAAAGTAACCAAATTCGCTGTGTTCAGCTGGACTATCTGTGTCGACAATTTCTGAGTAATCGACGTTTTCTTTTAATGGATTGATACGAAAACCATGACGGGACTCGCGGTCAAACCCATCAAAAAATTGTTTGGCTTCGGTTTCCCCTAATAGTGTCGTGTATTTTTGTTTAAAATCTGCTGGTAATTCCAATGTGTACGGCTCCTTTAAAAATTTAAATATCGTTCAGACCAATTGACCCGTACCATAATTTACGTTAGTATTAACGCCATATGGACTAAGGAGTGATACTTATCGCAAAAAAATTAATCGCCCTTGACTTAGACGGGACGACCCTAAACGACAAGCCAGAAATATCAGAAATGACCAAACAAGCAATTAAAGCCGCTCAACAAGACGGCTATATCGTCAGCATTGTGACTGGCCGGCCAAATCGAATTTCTGAAAATTTTTATGATGACTTATCATTGAATACCCCAATGATCAACTTTAATGGTAACTTGGGTATTTTACCACATAATCGTTGGGAACTGGAATATCAGTATACCATTGAAAAAGATATTGTCATGGATCTTTTGGAACAAAGTAAACAATTGGGAATCAATTTGTTGGCCGTTGAAGGCCGCAACATGTTCCTTGCCAACCACGGGGCTAAAAGTAACCTTGGCTTCTTCCCTAGCGTAATCAAATCAGATGAAATCTTGAATCAACATACACTGACTGATAATCCCATCAGTATCACGGTCGAATTACAACCGGATGCTAAACAAGCTTTTATTGACTATACCGAAACAAAATTTGGGGATGCCGTTGATGTTGCCCCTTGGGGTGGACCGCATCCAATCGTGGAAGTGACAACTAAAGGAATCAAGAAGTCTACGGGATTAAAAGTACTTGCTGATTATTTTGGTGTCAGTCAAAAGGACATCTACGCATTTGGTGACGAGGCTAACGATTTATCGATGATCAGTTACGCCGGCCATGGAATCGCTATGAAAAATGCCATTCCAAGTATCAAAGATATTGCTACTGATGTGACTGATTACACCAATGATCAAAACGGAGTCGCTAAATATCTTCGTGACCATATGGACATTGCCGTTGGGTTATAATTTTAAACACTATTAAAAAGCCAAGATAAAGTTACCTTTATCTTGGCTTTTTGTATATTAATCTTCCGGATGAAACATTCTGGTAGCAGCGACCGCTTGCCGCCATCCTGAATATAATTTTTCCTGTTTTTCAACAGACATCTTAGGATCAAATTCATCACCGATTTTAACATTGCGACGAATTTCATCAACATTATTCCAAAAACCAACTGCAAGTCCAGCCAAGTAAGCTGCTCCTAAAGCAGTAGTCTCTGAAATTAGTGCCCGTTTAATTGGTGTGTTTAAAATATCTGCTTGAAATTGCATCAAATAATTGTTGTTAGCTGCGCCACCATCAACTGCCAAAGCTTTGATATCGATCCCAGTTTCCTTAGCCATAGTGTCCACAACATCTCGGGTTTGATATGCTAATGAATCAAGTGTCGCACGCACAAACTGTGCTTTATTGGTGCCTCGAGTTAATCCAAGAACGGCACCTCTAGCATCTTGATCCCAGAATGGCGCACCTAAACCTGTGAATGCAGGAACCACATACACGCCATCGGTAGTTTCAGCCTCAATTGCCAGGTCTTCTGACTCTGATGACTTATTAACCATTTGCATTCCATCACGTAACCACTGGACAGCAGACCCAGCCACAAAAATGCTTCCTTCTAAAGCATAGTTAACTTTTCCATCCAAGCCATAGGCGATGGTAGTTAGTAACCCATTGTTTGAAAGAGTTGGTTCTTCACCCGTATTCATCACAATGAAGGCACCCGTTCCATACGTGTTTTTAACCATCCCTCTGTCCAAGGCCATTTGTCCAAATAATGCCGCCTGTTGGTCACCAGCGATACCGGCGACAGGAACTTGAACTCCTGAAAAGGTATACCCTGCAGTATATCCATACACTTCAGATGATTGTTTGACCTCAGGTAATAATGATTCTGGAATATTTAATTCTTGTAAGATGTCCTTATCCCATGCCAAATCATGAATATTAAATAGCATAGTTCGACTGGCATTAGTGTAGTCAGTCGCATGCACCTTACCACCTGTTAGTTTCCATAAGATCCAAGTATCGATCGTACCAAACAATAATTCTCCTCGTTCAGCGCGTTCCCTGACACCAGGAACGTTATCTAAAATCCACATAATTTTAGTTGCCGAGAAATATGAATCAATTACTAATCCAGTTTTTTCATGGATCATTGACTCTAGTCCCGAAGATTTTAATTTATCGGCAATTTCAGCAGTTTGCTTTGATTGCCAAACAATTGCATGATACACGGGTTCACCAGTCGTTTTATCCCAAATGATCGTGGTTTCACGTTGATTAGTAACGCCAATTCCCCGAACTTTGTATGGTGGGATATCTGCACCGATCAATGATTCGGAGATAACCGATTGAACTGCGTTCCAAATCTCGTTAGCATCATGCTCAACCCAGCCAGATTTAGGAAAATATTGATGGAATTCTCGCTGTGATTTAGAGACAATCTCCCCTGCATTATTGAACAAAATTGCTCGTGTGCTTGTGGTTCCCTCATCCACAGCCATTATGTATTGTTCATCACTCATTGTTTATCTCCGTTTCAATCATTTATTTACTCGAGTTACACTCCCACCATTATACAATATGGTGACCGGTTAGACCATTTCTATACAAAAAAAGACCCGTTTCCGGGTCAAATTTTATTACTTTTCATCACTTTTTAAAACGCCACCGACACTGTAACGGTTAGGTTGCATTTCATTTAAAATAATGTGAACGTGTTCTGCAGGTGCTCCAGTGTTCTTAACAACTGCACTGGTAACATCTTCGATAAGTCCCTTTAATTGATCCTGACTTCTTCCTGCAATTAAATCAATATTTACGATTGGCATATGCGCGAATCCTCCATTTGTGAATTTAAAAAGATTATACTGTAATTGTGGGAGCTTAACAACCTAGCCTGTCAAAAACGCCCAATAATCCGAAATTGATGTTACAATACCTGTATTAAAAAATTGGAGGTTCTCATGAAACCAATTAGAAATTATTCAGCATGTACCAGCATGATAGTTGGTAAAAAAGCCAGCATGGACGGTTCGATCATGATTGCTAGAAATGAAGACAGTAAGACTTCATGGCCTAAGAATTATGTAGTCCATCCGGAACAAACATTTACTGAAGCACCCGTTTTTAAATCAAATGACAATGGTTTTGAATTAACACTAGAGACCAGTCAAGCAAAATACACTGCTACTCCAGAATGGACAACGAAATATGGTCTATTTGAAGAAAATGGCTTTAATCAATATGGTGTGGCCATGAGTGCCACTGAAAGTACGTATACAAATGACCGCATCCTTTCAGTTGATCCACTTATTAAAGAAGGTATCGGTGAAGAAGCGATGATTACGGTAACTTTGCCATATGTTAAAACTGCCCGTGAAGGTATCCAAAGATTAGGCAAAATTATCGAAGAATTTGGTACTGATGAATCAAATGGTATTCTATTTGCTGACCACGATGAAGCTTGGTATATGGAAACTGGTGGCGGACATAATTGGGTTGCCATGAGAATTCCTGACGACGCTTATGTGGTGATATCTAACCAAATGGCTGTTCAAGATATTGATTTTAATGATTCAGACAACTTTATGTGGTCAGAAAACATCCAATCATTCGTGGCTGACAATCACTTAAATCCAGATTTAGAAGGAAAAACTTTTAATTTCAGAAAAATTTTTGGGACTGCTGATCTATCAGACACTTATTACAACACTCCAAGAGTTTGGTATGGTGTCAAAATGTTTTCACCAGATGAACATCACGAACCAACTGACCAAGATATTCCATTCATTCACCATGCTAACCGTAAATTAAGTGCCTATGACGTGCAGGACTTTCTTAGTTCTCACTACCAAGGAACTGAATTTGATCCCATTGGTGAAGGTGATGATGCCAGCAAGCATCGATTCCGACCAGTTAGTGTAGCCAAGACTCAAGAAGCACATATTTTACAAATTCGACCCGACATGCCAGTTGAAGCTAATATTCAGTGGTTATTAATGGGTGTCGGCGCACAAAGCGTATTCGTGCCGTTCTACGCTGGTGCCAATGACACACCGGTCACTTATAAGGACACTCCTGGAGAATTTGATCCAAGCAAAGCTTACTGGGTTTACAAGCAAGCTGGTGTTTTAGTTGATCCACACTACCTTGAATTAGGTGGCTTCTTAAGCGAAACACAACAAAACTTACGGATTGAATTCAATCAAAACATCATGGCGGCCGATAAAAAAATCAGGTCGTTGTCCGGAAAAGAGCTAACTGACTTTGTTACTGAAATTAACGCCAAGAATGCTCAAGCTGGTATTGATGGTTACAACAAATTAATTA encodes:
- the mvaD gene encoding diphosphomevalonate decarboxylase, encoding MTTSVDNTASAIAHTNIALIKYWGKANEKLTIPYTGSISLTLDKFYTKTKVTFDSQLHADKLFVNGTEQTNLKKAARVLNRVRQLADTNSFAKIESENFVPTSAGFASSASAFAALAGASAAAAGLELDKPALSRLARLGSGSASRSIFGDFVEWLPGDNDENSFAQPLENVTLTDIAVVAVKVNAHQKTISSSEGMKSSAQTSPYYAEWQNVVNRDIVNLKHALTTNNFSLFGQISEANAMRMHALTLSSLPPFTYFEPGTLEVINEVQDLRAQGIECYYTIDAGPNVKILTQTANIPLIKDQLSKQFSPTKISVAHPGPGIEVIKH
- a CDS encoding phosphomevalonate kinase, which encodes MITAKAPGKLYIAGEYAIVEPGYPSIIVALDQFVTIQIERSEGFGKIVSHQYQDGAIRWRRNGSQMVIDNRDNTFSYILSAISLTEEYAQLLGKNMAVYDLFVNSQLDSPSGRKYGLGSSAAVTVATIKALCQFYGLPLTKTKLFKLAAIAHLEVQGNGSLGDIAASVYGGWIEYRSFNRDWLLAMRNTSDLDAIINQPWPELKITELTPPDDLKLIIGWTGTPASTSHLVDKVTIKKSRNYKAYSEFLNASKQCIEDLLIGFNNGDVQQIAAGIKENRRILNSLAEFTEVQIETPMLKQMCDIAVENGAAAKSSGAGGGDCGIVIIDRNLPTDNLINEWRNIDITPLPLTVHEITDLSF
- the fni gene encoding type 2 isopentenyl-diphosphate Delta-isomerase, with translation MVSQQSHRKDEHLSLAEHFYSDNTNNFSGVRLIPTSLPKYGIKDIDISTKLEQINFKVPFYINAITGGSEQSQKINARIANIAKQTGLAMSVGSQSIAINDPDQVPSFTVVRDINPEGIVMANIGANHNAADAQKAVDMLHADILEVHINPTQELVMPEGDREFHFIENIKDMIVNVSVPVIVKEVGFGMSQQTMTELANLGVKTVDVSGSGGTNFAKIENFRRPNKDMDYLSAWGLSTIESLIEAAPINLEMNVIASGGVKTPLDIAKCFALGADLVGMSGQVLHLLLSNHDDQDVIDQINDWIYGLKAIMVLTNSKTISDLKKADKIFDSELLNFQNQRNSGLY
- a CDS encoding RsmF rRNA methyltransferase first C-terminal domain-containing protein, which produces MELPADFKQKYTTLLGETEAKQFFDGFDRESRHGFRINPLKENVDYSEIVDTDSPAEHSEFGYFGKVDGKSVSHQAGLVYSQEPSAMFVGEVAHPNPGERVLDLCAAPGGKTTHLGSFMRNQGILVANEINSKRASVLAENVERFSLRNAVITNTTPEKIAQTFPEYFDKVLVDAPCSGEGMFRKDPAAMDYWSLDYPEQCTKRQRDILTEAYKVIKPGGQLIYSTCTFAPEEDEEIISWLLENFDLTIEPIKKFSGMDDGRPEWGNGDPSLKDCVRLFPFHFAGEGHFIAKLVKGNGDTTSKVKSFWKNKNLVRPSKDELNLYNTFLSDNHITANFDGLVVYKNLLFASNYDLPDLSKVKVVRIGMPLGEFKKGRFEPSFALGLALTAEENSQQLPITHQQWADYVHGDVFSIDQQLSKGWYQLVFAGLPVGFGKLVGQTVKNFYPKGLRFKAE
- a CDS encoding Cof-type HAD-IIB family hydrolase yields the protein MILIAKKLIALDLDGTTLNDKPEISEMTKQAIKAAQQDGYIVSIVTGRPNRISENFYDDLSLNTPMINFNGNLGILPHNRWELEYQYTIEKDIVMDLLEQSKQLGINLLAVEGRNMFLANHGAKSNLGFFPSVIKSDEILNQHTLTDNPISITVELQPDAKQAFIDYTETKFGDAVDVAPWGGPHPIVEVTTKGIKKSTGLKVLADYFGVSQKDIYAFGDEANDLSMISYAGHGIAMKNAIPSIKDIATDVTDYTNDQNGVAKYLRDHMDIAVGL
- the glpK gene encoding glycerol kinase GlpK, which codes for MSDEQYIMAVDEGTTSTRAILFNNAGEIVSKSQREFHQYFPKSGWVEHDANEIWNAVQSVISESLIGADIPPYKVRGIGVTNQRETTIIWDKTTGEPVYHAIVWQSKQTAEIADKLKSSGLESMIHEKTGLVIDSYFSATKIMWILDNVPGVRERAERGELLFGTIDTWILWKLTGGKVHATDYTNASRTMLFNIHDLAWDKDILQELNIPESLLPEVKQSSEVYGYTAGYTFSGVQVPVAGIAGDQQAALFGQMALDRGMVKNTYGTGAFIVMNTGEEPTLSNNGLLTTIAYGLDGKVNYALEGSIFVAGSAVQWLRDGMQMVNKSSESEDLAIEAETTDGVYVVPAFTGLGAPFWDQDARGAVLGLTRGTNKAQFVRATLDSLAYQTRDVVDTMAKETGIDIKALAVDGGAANNNYLMQFQADILNTPIKRALISETTALGAAYLAGLAVGFWNNVDEIRRNVKIGDEFDPKMSVEKQEKLYSGWRQAVAATRMFHPED
- a CDS encoding 2-hydroxymuconate tautomerase — translated: MPIVNIDLIAGRSQDQLKGLIEDVTSAVVKNTGAPAEHVHIILNEMQPNRYSVGGVLKSDEK
- a CDS encoding C69 family dipeptidase, producing the protein MKPIRNYSACTSMIVGKKASMDGSIMIARNEDSKTSWPKNYVVHPEQTFTEAPVFKSNDNGFELTLETSQAKYTATPEWTTKYGLFEENGFNQYGVAMSATESTYTNDRILSVDPLIKEGIGEEAMITVTLPYVKTAREGIQRLGKIIEEFGTDESNGILFADHDEAWYMETGGGHNWVAMRIPDDAYVVISNQMAVQDIDFNDSDNFMWSENIQSFVADNHLNPDLEGKTFNFRKIFGTADLSDTYYNTPRVWYGVKMFSPDEHHEPTDQDIPFIHHANRKLSAYDVQDFLSSHYQGTEFDPIGEGDDASKHRFRPVSVAKTQEAHILQIRPDMPVEANIQWLLMGVGAQSVFVPFYAGANDTPVTYKDTPGEFDPSKAYWVYKQAGVLVDPHYLELGGFLSETQQNLRIEFNQNIMAADKKIRSLSGKELTDFVTEINAKNAQAGIDGYNKLISKLITNSTNFSPINYKQDLNL